The genomic stretch ctcatgattaGGACCATGAAGGAGCGTCGTTTCTTCATCGGACTAGCAGCTGTTTGGCCTACAAACATGAAATAGTGATACGGTTGCAGCTGCTGCGAGGcgtctttttttccctctcaggCAGCACAAACGAGAGGGCAGCCATTTTCTCCACACCCGCGCTTTTGTCGAGCCACAGCAAAATATCAATAAAGCACATCGCCTTTGAATTGTTTCATTTGAAATAACGAAGACTAATATTGTGTCAGGGACGCTGATCTCTTCTGCTGAAAAGCGTTCAGTATGGAAATGGAAAATACAcctttacatgtttttattccCTCTAATTACACTACAATTGAACAAAAGAATGATGGATGTCTCCACAAACTACATACGGTCTAATGTAACACACAACGCCCTGGTATGGGATTCGAATAGTTTTAAAAAACGAGCTTTAGTTGCCATAAAAATATGCTAGTTTACCTGACAGACCGCCATGTTGGGAAACCACAGCGTTGGGTGGTCACATGACCGTCACGTGACAACCCCTCCTCCAAGTCTCCTGTATGGATGGCACTTTGTGACTTCATGAGTCACGTGCGATACCAATGATTTCCTTTATGTTGCATACTTTGCAAATTCAGCTTATGCCCATTTCATATACTCATATTCAtatccatattcatattcatatttcctCTCCAGCACGCCGGCtaccgtgaggataagcggtagaaaatgaatgaatgaatgtttctcagAACACTTCAACTCTAAAAAAGTCTCTATAATTTTTGCtcactatttttttaatatttttttttcctgcaacctgatttagaaaaaaacaacatcttaaTTTGTATGAGATAAAGACTCAAAATTAgaagacaaaaaagtcaaaattctgagaaaaATCAAAACGGATTCCAGAGCATGAAGAGCTGGAACTGACAATATggatatttcaacattcatatttatatcaATATTCAGTAATGTAACTAGAATATTCAATCTATTTCACCACAATGTTAGCATAGCAGCCGCCGTGTAACTCACATGTGAAATCAGGAAGTCGACTTTTTGCAAACATTTTATTACCACAAAAGATGTTTACTTAGCACACAAAAACTCAGGATAGACGAGGCGGTGCTGGGATGCTTTTTACTGCTCAAACGCGACACATTACGAAGGAGTaagtgtcacaagatctcgctAGATTCAAGTCCTTCAGAAACAAAATGTCTCCTGAATCAATTCCAcagtaaatgaaaatgaacttaatTTGTTTTCTTGGTCTCTTGTCTccaaacaaacaggaagagagttcactctgtgcattgctttcagcCACTTGCTACAGAATGTGCACTTTTGTTAGTCATACAATGTCTTTGTCTCGGCGGGCGGAGACGGGGCTGcttgcatacacacagagtgcagcagAGCGTCCCGTAATGGAAATGAAATgagtatattgcaatatattgttgaaatatcatgttgtgacacccctagtatATACTACATAGTATGTGCATAGTTAGGAAAAGCTCATCGTTGATCACTGTCTGACCTGCACAGATGTGTGGAAGACCGCACGATAGATCACCCAGCTGGTGGTCTGAAGCAGATGGATTCCGCGGCTCATCTGGCGTATAGATTTGTGACCGTTATCACGCGGAGAATGCTCTCGGCGCCGCTGCAAAACTAATTCCACATGGACTCCGAACCCACAGCTTGTTGCACAGCACAAGCAggaaatcaaaatatcaacatcaaAAAAGACTCAAAATtaggagacaaaaagtcaaaattctgagaaaaATCCAAATGGATTCCAGAGCATGAAGAGCTGGAATTGACACTATGGATATTTcagtattcatatttatatcgATATTCAGAAATGTAGctaaaatatttaatctatTTCACCACAATGTTAGCAAAGCGGCCGCCGCTTAAGTCTAAAACTCATATGTAAAATCAGGAAGTCAACTTTTtgcaaacattttattattctgCCGGGCCAGATACAAACaattggtgggccgcatgtggcccccgggccgtagtttgcccacccgttTTAGACAGAAAGTTAGCAACCAGTGACTCGGATCAGGGACTATTGTGTCTgggatcattcaaacctgcaatgaaaTCCTGTTGTTGTTGCGCCCATCAGTAGTagcctggtgcttgtgtgtcagccaccattactgacacctagtgaccagtgtagagtactattTATTCAGCTTTATTAAGCTtataaaaacaggttttatatgtacACTCACAGATGTGAAAATGGAATACTATGAACACGTAGGACACAGGAATAGATCGTTTCCAAAATGTACCCCAGTAGCGGATCTTCTACTGCAGGAAATCCCCCCTAACTCAATAACTTACTAGCTTGTGTTCTGTCGTTAAAAAACGGTTGATTGGCCACTCGAAATTTGagagaccagtccaggatggaccCTGCCTTGTGACCCTTGTGCGGATGTAAGGATGGACGGACATTATCTAGGTGGAGCAATGTTGAAGTTTTATTCCAGAAGGAATGGGtgcgtcccattacgtgcattcttagctgcctctttttatccGTTTTTAATCTTTAcgtagaacgcacagaaaagagaaagacgtgttgATGTctgacataaggattgtggatgggTTGTTCTCCTCATACTAACTTCAAGCCTTTTCGACGCTACTGAACTCAAAGTACTCAAAGTAGGTATGAACGGAGCCGACATCGgatcgatatcggtatcggttcGGAAGTGATGAGGTTGTGGGGGCACCCTTATGATTATGACACAAGTCCATACACAAACGCAGAAGGCGGTTGGACTTTTTGAAGGTCTTCACCCTGGCTGGAGGTTCAAAGGCCAAAAAAGATGCCTTTTGAAAACGTGCGTGGAGGTCCAGTTAATCTAGTCAACTCAATTAACCCAGTTAAAGCGTCACATACTCCTTGAAGGTAACCGTGAGGCAGTTTGTAGTAATGTCCGTGATAATGATATTCCCATGGAAAGGCTTTAGAGCGGGAAATGTCTCCACTTTTCTCGCGTCTGCGgtgttttcactttcactttgttcCTCCGGCGGCGTGTGTTCCTGTGACGCTTCCTGTCCATGTGGTTCCGGTTGGCTCGCCGCAGGCTTGCGCTTGATGATGCTCAAGTCAATGGGCTGTTCTTGAGCGCCGTATTCGCAGCCATTTTGCTCCGTGTGCGAGGACGCCATATGGGAAACAGTCCCAAATCTCTTGGTGCCGCCGTGGCGTTCGCTGCCCGTGTCAGGAAGGTGTCGCTTTAATCCCGGAAAACTTATGCTGTCCGCGAAGGAGGTAGCTCCGGCGTCCAGAGGCAAAGAGACTCGATTAGGCTCGGTTGTCAGTTGGAAAGGCTGATCcgcttgacctctgacctcaacATGTTGATCCGTTTCCATTCCAGAATTCTCCGTTTTGGCGGACTGCTCCTTTTTTTGGGAGCACTCTCCTGTAAATCCACAATCGGAGgtggcttgttttgtttttgcaaatcCGCTAATGAGGCCAAGTTCTCTGACCAGCTTCATCTTCTGGAGGTGACGTTCCGTGTTGTGTGTTCCTTGTGACGGCTCCTCACCAGATTGGGCTTCCGAGCTATGAACCGTTTCCGCTTGCATTCCGTTTTCCATGTATTTGCTCATGACAATAACGATgtgtccatttttatttttgttttttactatcTTTAATTTCCGACCACTGACAACGTTATGATGCTTCTGCTTTGCCTTCTCCGGCTCTTTATGACCGTTTAGATCTGCTGGGAGCTTCTTCAGCTCCATGGTGATGTCCTTGACTTTGGTGAGAACACCTGAGGTCTTGTCCTGGAACCATTTTTGCTGTAGCACAGGCGGAAAGTTGTACCCTTTGTTGACTTCCCTGGACCCCGGTGATTTCAGGCCCGGTTGGAAATGGTGGCGCTTCTTCGTGCTGAGCCGATAGTACACGTTCTTGGCGTTGGTGTGCCGCTCGGTCTGGTCGTCCCGGCTCAGAGGATGGTACTGATGATGCTTATTGCGGTTCAGATGGTACTTCTGACTCTGCAGATGCAACGTGGGAACGGAGCCGGTCTTGTGACAGCAGTCTTCATCCTGAGAGGACTCGTGAAGGTCAGCAAGGACACTAGATCTCCGGGCAAAAGAAGGAACCTGGACAAGAACACATAGAAGACACATGCTAGTACatgaaagtacaaaaatattcaacaatatacagtatacaaccATTTTAATTTCTAGTACATTTCACTgttgtgtatgctagcagccccgcctccacccactgagccAAAACGACTATTACTGACAAAAAGGGCttactccattcatgccgttgttctatggaacaaaaaacaatttttgtgAAATCCTGTGAGACTCCtagtatacactaccgctccaaagtttgggatcgcttgcaaatttctttgttttccaaacaaaaacaaaattttatgcatttcacaaacaatttttttccatttcacaaatatttttatccatttcacaaacaattaaaaatgaatgagatgaatgagattttcaaagaaggatgtacatttttgcatagaggcctactatcaacaactgtcagtcctctgcatcaatcctctggtatggctgctaatccaagttcatcattttataaggctaatagatgattaaaaaagccatctaaaaatctaaaaactaaaactaaaatctcttaccatgctgttaactactccctttagagagcagcacaaactgggtctaacaaggacagaaaaacgatgcatatCTGCATATCTTTATTAAACaattatttctgtaatcgattaatctagaaaatagtttttcgattaatccctgaaagtccctgaTTAGGTCttgaaaacataaaccacaaacacatgcacaggttaataaaaatatgtatttctaaatgatctgcccatatcaataaagtataataacaacaataacaataattgcGCAATCTTTTCTTCTGGCCGGACTCACTGACACTTGTTACCGCTGCCATGTTTTGATTCTAAGTAGTGGTGTGGCGTttgtgaacgaacgggtcaaaagaactagttcttttttgcgaaTGAATGAACCGCCCACAAAATACCTGTTCAGTCCGCCGGCCGGTTTGTTCATGACCAACACAGCACTAGTTGGTGAGGGTTTGAGTCGGAACAAATgcgaacggactgactcgacacgactgACCGGGTCTTTGcccagggggagatcacaggctaacgactaattgaccgaaatgaacagctctttttactgaattaagCCGAACGATCCTGTTcgctgaaatgaacggttttgcccaccactaattctGAGTGAAGGCGCATCGACATGCAGTTCTTGTGTCAATGTCATCGATAGTCAAAGCGTTGCAATCCTACCTGGACCAGAAGGGTCTTGGGCTTTGGTCCTCTCTTACGATACCCCATGAGCTGCTCGTGGCGTTCCCTGTAAAGAAAAACGAGTGGAACTGTCTTACATTGACAGAAGTTCCTGTTGCTTGACAACACAATGTACACAAAGAAGGCGGGGTTAAAGTGGCGTAGTGATCTGCAAAGCCATGCTGTCAACGAGTGTGGTCCTCCCATAATAACTTATTTAGTGAAAATATCCAGGAGCCTCTTgttgacccccccccaaccaaagTCTCAGTATTCACTCGACGGCAGTAACTCAATACTGCAGACAGAAGTGATGTGAGTGCCCTCCCCCACATCTAATTACAGTGACGTGGTGTGTTTTCATAGTCTGGCATTGGGACAATTGGGCTCCCCGGAGAGACGTGCAATTAGTTTCAATAAAATGTCTCTTTCAGCACGAGAAAGAAGCAGGGAATTGCTGAAACAGACGGCCAGGGAGTTTGGGTTGTCCTTGAACGTTCCACTCGTGGATGAAAGGTTGCACAGACAGCCTCAGCGGAAGGCTAAGGTTGACGGTTCCAACACCATGAGTCTAAAACACAGCGGACACAGCGGACAGAGGACAGTGGACACAGAGGACAGTGGACACAGAGGACACAGTGGACACAGAGGACACAGTGGACACAGAGGACACACTGGAGACAGTGGACAGAAGACACAGAGGACACAGTGGACAGAGGACACAGAGGACACAGTCGACAGAAGACACAGAGGACACAGAGGACACAGTGGACACAGTGGACACAGTGGACACAGTCGACAGACAACACAAAGGACAGAGGACACAGTGGACACAGCGGACACAGTGGACAGACGACACAGAGGACAGTGGCCAGAGGACACAGTGGACAGAGGACACACTGGACACAGTGGACAGAAGATACAGAGGACACAGTGGACAGAAGAAACAGAGGACACAGTGGACAGAAGAAACAGAGGACACAGTGGACAGAGGACACAGAGGACACAGTGGACAGAGGACACAGTGGACAGAGGACACAGTGGACACAGTAGACAGAGGACACAGAGGACAGAGTGGACATTGACTCCGGTGCACTAAGTGGTCACCAGGCAGCCCTCAATCCAGCGTGATACCTTCATGCCGTCATGTGACAAAAGGACACGGCGCCCTTTGCTGTGGTATGTCTTCCCTTCCATGACCTTCTGATGACACCAGTTTTAATCCTAATCCAACCCCGGTGTTGAATAACAGACACACCATCCCACACTTCATCATCAGCATGGGATTATCAGCAGAATGTTTGCTTTATGCTGTGAACAGCAGATGAGTGACACACATCGCCAAGTATCGTCCTGAGAAGTGGACAGGTTCGAACCCGTTGGCTCAGGTTCACATACGAACGTACCTCTCTTCAAAAGCATCCAGCAGCCTGGGGTCCAGAATGTTCTCCTCGGGTTCCCACGTGTTGTACCTGTTTAAGGAGAAAGTCAACAGTCAATATTAGCGGTGCTCCTCATCCTCCCTTATCACAACGGTGGATGTGCGGCATTGTGTATGCACTCGGGGTGTCACGGGATCTCGCCACATCAAAACGTGATAAGATTTCTCGCCGGTTTTCCTCAGGAAACTGGCAGGAAGAGGTTCAGTCTGTGCATCAGCACCTTTGTTATAAAAACAAGGACGTGAACAGAGTGAGCCATCTTGTCAGTCATAATCTTTGTCtgtgtgggtggaggcggggccgctaggaTATACGCAAAGAGTGCAACATCGTAGAAattattagcatatttccaTTGTAATTTTCTTAAGTGGTGTCTCATCTGGTACCCATACCCAATCTGGGTATGGTCTTGGCACCCCCGAGTTGTCATAGAACACCCCCAAGCCAGAACCCGGGGACAGTAAATGTCTGTAATTGGCGACATGCATCCATCACTCAGGAAAACGCGCAAAGATTCCACAGCAGTCACAAGCAACTGCCCACCATGTGTGACATTTTTGACAGGGGTGTCAATCTCAAAGTGTGGCCCCCCCTGGGGGGCCCTTTTTCAAAGTGGAAGAATCTGTAGCAGGAAACGTGACTTTCATTGTTTTGGTAGGTTATACACACAGTGAAAGATGAACCCctcaatatattataattattttatataggaatatatatatgtttatatattttttaaaataactacAACAGGATGTGACATCACTGTTGTAAACAAGGCGTAGGTTTCTCGCATCAGCGTTAATATAAAATTGCTTAATGACGGGTAGTGTTCCACAGaataagaaagtgaaagtgaaatgcTCGATGGTCAGATCACTGGGTCACTAGGCGGTGTAGTGCCCCCATTATTGATACCCCAAATACTAAAGacttatttgatatttttattatggtAGCTTCCATgttcttcatgttttttttgtacagagTGAGTAACTTAGGTGTTAATTAAGGTAGAACTTCCGACCTAAACGAAAATAAATGTGATGGAAAATGTGCTATTCCGGGTGCCGTAAATGTAAGGAAGAAAGCCGcttgtggcccccgggccttgacTTCAACACCTGTGTCTTCCTTCCAAAGTGATAGTGATTTATGGCTCACTTACTTTGGGGACCATCCACGCCACTTGACCAGATATTCGAGCCTGCCCTGTGAACGGACAGATGAAGCACAGTGAGCCGAATAAAACGTGTCGTGTCGTCTAAGAAGTACACAAGATTTGTACTCCATTTGTCAAACCTTCCGGCTGCGCTTCTTCTCGATGCTCTCCACCGCAAAGACTTGCTCTCCCGCGGCGGGAAGCTCCATTTCCACACGGAAGTGTAGCTGCTCCCGTTCTCCTCAGCTTCGTTCTTTCCGCCTTATCTtggattaataaatataaatcccCTCGCCGCCTTTCACCTTCGTCTTCCGCGTCAACCGTCCTTCCCCCGCTTTGCCCTCAGAGACTCGCTATGTCGGACGGCGGCGAGCCGCGGCCAGAAAGCACTTGGTGGAAATAGCCTTCCTTGTGACACCAAACAGCTATGacggggggggcggggtcatTTAGATGATGCTTTCAGGGGCTGCGGGAATATTTGGAACCACAACCAAGAGCGATTTGAACTTGAACTTATTGTCTCAAAAAACACTCTCTGCTTGTTTCCAAACGTTTCTGTTGAACTGAGACATTTTAAACGTTGATATAagcaataaattatatttacacTTTGTCGTATCGATACATTAGAGGTgtttaaagtgcttttttataaaatgtaacaagaaaaaaacagcaacagcattTTGCGGGAATGAAAATAATAGAAATGTatcaaaatattagaataacGCTTTTACAACATTTTAGAAGATTTTTGAAGAATAACACAGtcaaattatgaggaaaaaatatataattttatgctAGAAAATTTagcataaaatttaaatattacaatattacaaagaGGACTTTTTTTAACGTGTGAtatgagaaaaaacacatttttgaaaaatcagtaaaagttaaaatactaCAGGAAGAACACTTAAAAAAGAATGTTGAAGTAGTTGCAAAAaactacaataatataatatttaaaaattagaataaaatagcaattatacaataataacattgtaacattccatccattttctatgccgcttatgctAGCGTTGTaagaatgctggagcctatcccagctctcttggggtaagaggcggggactcagtccaccctggactggtggccagccaatcccagggcacgtatagacaaacaaccattcacactcacattcatacctatggacaatttggagtggccgattaacctagcatgtttttggaatgtgggaggaaaccggagtacatgcaaactccacacagagatggccgacggtggaatcaaactctggtctcctagctgtacagttgtgttgtcactgactaatgaCATTAGGAAGGGACCAAAACGTCCGGAATCCCACGACCAATTCCTGAAAAACAGTGATATAGTGAGGGAGCAAAAATGGAACTGTGGTATCGCGAGGGATGATATCATGATTCTTGAACAAAAGAAGCTGGAGTGGGTTTTGATATGCCATGCCATGCATTTCAAACGTGACGGCGGGACGTCTCGTGAATGACCGCTCCGCGTTTTCTGGCTCGTTGCCTCAAAACGACTCTCCCAGCGTCACTGTCAAGCAGCGCCTGGGAGGGAGAGGattttcatcctttttttcCTGCTCCTGTTTGGAGTGGGGGATGGTAGCGAGGGAGAGAAATGGAGGACTGAAGAGATAGTCTGCAAGGCTTTGGCGGGGAGGCGGTGGAATTTTGCAGGTTGCCACGGTGAGCTAGTCCATAATGTTGCTGAGCCACTTAGCTGCCAAATGAACACAGCTTTTCTCTGCCCTTGGTTGGCTCCACAGTGGGGagattgtttgtgtgtttgtgtgcttgcccccccctccccaccccccacccagcCGGATGTTGCTGTGCTTCTTTTAGCATCAAATTAATGCAAAAAACTATAAACTAAAACTATAACCAACTATAAACTATACTAAACTATAACCAATCGCAGGGCCCGTACAAGagatttacattacattacattgaaaaaaagtacaatgaaaaatatatatatattatatattatattatatattatggcaatattagagcaatattatggcaatactatggcaatattatagaaatattagAGCAATATTGTGGCAATATTATagcaatattatggcaatatcatagcaatattatggcaatatcatagcaatattatggcaatattatagcaatattatggcaatattatgacaatattatAGCAATGTTATGgcaatattatagtaatattatggcaatattatggtaatattatggcaatattaTAGCAATTCACATTCTTGCaggtatgactttattttttactttcttttactttttcttttacttttaattCTTGTATGACTTTACTCtccaaaataatgaaaacttcAATTTCTCATCATTTTAGTACATATTTTACcgttaatattttaacttcatgtgacaaaaatgacattatttttccccgtaatgttatgactttattttctctttttgttgttgaaataCAAATTttgttcttaatattttgactttatttttggaaaattgcagctgctttttcaaattttaattattttttccaactcTTTCAAACTTTTGAACATTATGGTTTTATAATGTTCAAAAACGCTATTCTTTTTCTCCCAACTGACCAACTGATTCATAAATGCTTCAAACtgcctttttttcctttcaaacATCATCTTGACAGGCGTaaatggatgggggggggggggggggggggtgggagatGAGCACAGCGAGAGAAAGTATTGTATAGCCTGGTATCTTTTTTTCCGGACACATTAGAGTGAGAGGAATTGTATTAGATTCACTGGGAGGTTTTAGAATTACGCTTGAGTTTCATTGGGAGTCAAAGAGCTAAATGCACATAAGAGCTGCCATTTGGAGCATTAAGGCAAAATTAGCACCAGTGGACCTGACAGAAATTGGATTTGATTCCGAGGCTGAGGAGGATAGGGAGGATAGGAAGGATAGGaaggatagggaggataggGAGGATAGTGAGGATAGGGAGGATAGTGAGAATAGGGAGGATAGGGAGGATAGTGAGGATAGGGAGGATAGGGAGGATAGTGAGGATAGGGAGGATAGGGCAGTATTATGGttatattatgacaatattatggcaatattatagcaatattatggcaatattatagcaatattatagaaatattatggcaatatcatagcaatattatggcaatattatagcaatattatggcaatattatagcaatattatggcaatattaTAGCAATATTATAGCAAAATTATAGCAATATTATGGCAATTTAATGGCAATATTATGGCATTATTATagcaatattatggcaatattatagcaatattatggcaatattatagcaatattagagcaatattatggcaatattatggcaatattatggcaatattaTAGCAATATTTGATTCCGAGGCGGAGGAGGATAGGCAGGATAGGTAGGATAAGGAGGATAGGGAGGATAGgtcggatagggaggataggtCGGATAGGTCGGATAGGTCGGATAGGTCGGATAGGTCGGATAGGTCGGATAGGTCGGATAGGTCGGATAGGTCGGATAGgttggatagggaggatagtgAGGATAGTGAGGATAGTGAGGATAGTGAGGATAGGGAGAATAGGGAGGATAGGAAGGATAGGCTTCAGATTTATGGAAAGTCGAGTATAGGAAAAAGGGAGAAGGGTTACTGTGTCAGGAATGGGAAGGAATTTTATGAATGCAGTCGGAATTCTGCTCTGCTAAATAATGCCCGGTCAGTGTGCCCAACCATctgctaatatttcaactcacaaTATGACAACATTACTCTCATAAATTACGACTTTCCTCATCAGATTACaacttatattaatattttgtttttttttattgattttattcttctaaaattcaagctttttttcccctcatggTTGCATTTTTAGAACGTACCATGTgccaaataaaaaacagccggggggggggggggggtacatttaTACTGCATTcctatttgacttcatttaaccatttttatgctggaTTTGGGCCAAAAATCAATACAGTTTGCTtggatatgaatatatattcttTGTCTAATAATAGGCTGTTGTCAAATGGGTTTGGGTTCTTCGAGGTTAAACGACGGTGCTTCAGCGAGCCACCATTAATGCATGGAACAATGAGGGTGCAGAGCGACACCCGGGGGCAGTCCCTGCAgccatggaggaggaggagtaggaggaggaggagtttgCTGATGCATGGGGATGCACCACTGATATCATTTAATTCCTAGCATGAACATGACAAGGCTAATGAGTGGCAATGAGAGCCTGGGGACCCACGGCGGGTGGGGAGGAGGGTCTGCACGGACGGCTTCAATGTTTGGGCTGGCGAGTTGAATGTTTGTATGCGGTAATCCCTCCATACGTGCTCGTTTGAAAGCCAAACACGGTTTTTCATGGTTAATAAAAGCATCTTAAAACATGCATAGATTTCTCTTTTGGGAGAACAGGGCGGCTggaagccaatcagactgtcAACTATTGAAAGTTGACTGCATCAACCCCTCCATAATGCAATCCCACAGACACATTACACAGTCCTGGCAAAACCAAACATacatgggtgtccaaaatgtggcccaAGGG from Doryrhamphus excisus isolate RoL2022-K1 chromosome 1, RoL_Dexc_1.0, whole genome shotgun sequence encodes the following:
- the LOC131136207 gene encoding E3 SUMO-protein ligase CBX4-like, whose amino-acid sequence is MELPAAGEQVFAVESIEKKRSRKGRLEYLVKWRGWSPKYNTWEPEENILDPRLLDAFEERERHEQLMGYRKRGPKPKTLLVQVPSFARRSSVLADLHESSQDEDCCHKTGSVPTLHLQSQKYHLNRNKHHQYHPLSRDDQTERHTNAKNVYYRLSTKKRHHFQPGLKSPGSREVNKGYNFPPVLQQKWFQDKTSGVLTKVKDITMELKKLPADLNGHKEPEKAKQKHHNVVSGRKLKIVKNKNKNGHIVIVMSKYMENGMQAETVHSSEAQSGEEPSQGTHNTERHLQKMKLVRELGLISGFAKTKQATSDCGFTGECSQKKEQSAKTENSGMETDQHVEVRGQADQPFQLTTEPNRVSLPLDAGATSFADSISFPGLKRHLPDTGSERHGGTKRFGTVSHMASSHTEQNGCEYGAQEQPIDLSIIKRKPAASQPEPHGQEASQEHTPPEEQSESENTADARKVETFPALKPFHGNIIITDITTNCLTVTFKEYVTL